One bacterium DNA segment encodes these proteins:
- a CDS encoding ABC transporter substrate-binding protein → MRCGLLVACLALLLGAAPTSSAPAQEVTFTSTQLTPVEEQEWARTTLLKPFEDESGIRVQFVADTAGPYIDRLLAETKAGRGSVAVTGTLQGDYPLLVAQGAVRDVAPLLRELEGRRDRTFVPDVVKSGQISGIQAFVPWMQATYLIVASKQAMPYFPRGRNPQAMTYDDLLQWGENIKQATGQRRIGFPSGPTGLYGRFLHGYAYPSFTGSQVKKFKSPEAVEMWRYLRRLWGVSHPSSFLYNFMQEPLLLGEVWVAWDHVARLLPALRDRPNDFVVLPSPAGPKGRSYLAVIAGLGVPKTSPNPDAAARVIEYLTRPKTQVMTLQGVAFFPTVREASGAVAAGGLKAMIDGVTAQATARDARTALLPIGLGARSGEFVPLYVDTFRQIAVQGRKIEDVLAAQGAKLADLYRATNAACPPPDPEERPCRVE, encoded by the coding sequence ATGAGGTGTGGGCTGCTCGTGGCGTGCCTCGCCCTGCTGCTCGGTGCTGCGCCGACGTCCTCGGCTCCAGCCCAGGAGGTGACATTCACCTCGACACAGCTCACGCCCGTCGAGGAGCAGGAATGGGCGCGTACCACCCTCTTGAAACCCTTCGAAGATGAAAGCGGCATCCGCGTCCAGTTCGTCGCCGACACGGCGGGCCCGTATATCGACCGGCTGCTCGCGGAAACGAAGGCGGGGCGCGGTTCCGTGGCGGTCACCGGCACCCTCCAGGGGGACTACCCGCTGCTCGTGGCGCAGGGTGCGGTACGCGATGTCGCGCCGTTGCTCCGCGAGTTGGAGGGGCGCCGGGATCGCACCTTTGTCCCCGACGTCGTGAAGTCGGGGCAGATCAGCGGGATCCAGGCGTTCGTCCCGTGGATGCAGGCGACGTACCTGATCGTCGCCAGCAAGCAGGCCATGCCGTACTTCCCGCGCGGCCGCAACCCGCAGGCGATGACGTACGATGATCTTCTGCAGTGGGGCGAGAACATCAAGCAGGCAACCGGTCAGCGCCGGATCGGCTTCCCTTCGGGACCAACCGGTCTGTACGGACGCTTCCTGCACGGGTACGCCTATCCATCGTTTACCGGCTCGCAGGTGAAGAAGTTCAAGTCGCCCGAAGCGGTCGAGATGTGGCGGTATCTGCGCCGCCTGTGGGGGGTGAGCCATCCCTCATCGTTCCTCTACAACTTCATGCAGGAACCGCTGCTCTTGGGCGAGGTCTGGGTCGCCTGGGATCATGTGGCGCGCCTCTTGCCCGCGCTGCGGGACCGGCCCAACGATTTCGTCGTCCTCCCCTCGCCGGCCGGGCCGAAAGGGCGTTCCTACCTGGCGGTGATCGCCGGCCTGGGCGTTCCGAAGACCTCGCCGAACCCCGATGCCGCGGCGCGGGTGATCGAGTACCTGACGCGGCCCAAAACGCAGGTCATGACGCTGCAGGGGGTAGCCTTCTTCCCCACGGTGCGTGAAGCGAGCGGGGCGGTCGCCGCTGGCGGACTCAAGGCGATGATCGACGGCGTCACCGCGCAGGCCACCGCGCGCGACGCCCGGACCGCCCTCCTGCCGATCGGGCTCGGCGCCCGGTCGGGCGAATTCGTGCCGCTGTACGTGGACACGTTCCGGCAGATCGCCGTCCAGGGTCGAAAGATCGAGGATGTCCTGGCCGCCCAAGGTGCGAAGCTCGCGGACTTGTACCGCGCCACGAACGCGGCCTGCCCGCCGCCCGACCCCGAGGAGCGCCCCTGCCGGGTGGAGTAG
- a CDS encoding LLM class F420-dependent oxidoreductase, whose protein sequence is MEYGITLPGAGPLATSEALMAVATLAESLGFTSVWVTDHIAIPERSSSAYPYRDDRKPPWPPNIPYLDALTALTWVGAVTRTIRLGTSVLVLPMRPPLVVAKSVATLDYLTGGRVVLGVGAGWLKEEFELLGQSFEDRGPRMREAIRVLRACWADDPVHFEGAHYRLAPFGMDPKPRQGPRVPILGGGEGDVALRRAAEVCDGWHPLNLSPEQVQERLGRLREFADRAGRKFTDLTLAVRPGQTVVLTRDLASRYDALGIQVLVADLNYRQLTLPEALTQVGHLAKALRLS, encoded by the coding sequence ATGGAATACGGCATCACGTTGCCTGGGGCCGGGCCCCTCGCGACCTCTGAGGCGTTGATGGCGGTCGCGACCCTCGCGGAGTCGCTCGGCTTCACTTCGGTGTGGGTGACCGACCACATCGCCATCCCCGAGCGCTCCTCGAGCGCGTACCCGTATCGCGACGATCGGAAGCCTCCGTGGCCTCCCAACATTCCGTATCTCGACGCCCTCACGGCGCTGACATGGGTGGGGGCGGTGACACGCACGATCCGGCTCGGCACCTCGGTGCTGGTGCTCCCGATGCGTCCTCCCCTCGTCGTCGCCAAGTCGGTGGCCACCCTGGATTATCTCACGGGCGGTCGGGTGGTGCTCGGCGTCGGGGCCGGGTGGCTCAAGGAGGAGTTCGAGCTGCTCGGGCAGTCCTTTGAGGACCGCGGACCGCGCATGCGCGAAGCCATCCGAGTCCTCAGGGCCTGCTGGGCCGATGATCCCGTCCACTTCGAGGGTGCGCATTACCGGTTGGCGCCGTTCGGCATGGATCCCAAGCCCCGGCAGGGCCCACGGGTGCCGATTCTCGGCGGAGGCGAGGGCGATGTGGCGTTGCGCCGAGCCGCAGAGGTCTGCGACGGATGGCATCCGTTGAATCTCTCGCCCGAGCAGGTCCAGGAGCGCTTGGGCCGCCTCCGCGAATTTGCGGATCGTGCGGGACGGAAGTTTACCGATTTGACGCTGGCGGTCCGGCCGGGGCAGACCGTGGTGCTCACGCGAGATCTGGCATCCCGGTACGACGCGTTGGGGATCCAGGTCCTGGTGGCCGATCTCAACTACCGGCAACTCACGTTGCCCGAGGCGCTGACGCAGGTCGGCCACCTGGCGAAAGCCCTGCGGCTCTCGTGA
- a CDS encoding Maf family nucleotide pyrophosphatase — MHHPTIILASASRRRGALLASAGIVVEAVSSRIPEHFIQGESAQDHVRRLAEAKARAVAELHDGRFFIGADTVVVCGDEVMGKPHDRRDAERMLRKLSGGPHEVITGYAVYDAMEDRVRVGAATTRVYFKALEPLEIAAYVSTGCPLDKAGAYGIQGRAAYMVARIEGSYTNVVGLPLCETVDTLVQMGAVSYASGHDG; from the coding sequence GTGCACCACCCAACGATCATCCTCGCCTCGGCGTCGCGACGTCGAGGGGCACTGCTCGCGTCCGCCGGGATCGTGGTGGAGGCGGTCTCTAGCCGCATCCCCGAACACTTCATTCAAGGGGAGTCCGCGCAGGATCACGTCCGGCGATTGGCTGAGGCCAAGGCCCGGGCCGTCGCAGAGCTGCACGACGGCCGCTTCTTCATCGGCGCCGACACCGTCGTCGTCTGCGGCGACGAGGTGATGGGCAAGCCACACGATCGGCGAGACGCGGAGCGGATGCTGCGCAAACTCTCGGGGGGACCGCACGAGGTGATCACCGGATACGCGGTCTATGATGCGATGGAGGATCGAGTCCGCGTGGGCGCCGCGACGACGCGCGTATATTTCAAGGCGTTGGAGCCTCTGGAGATCGCCGCGTACGTGTCGACGGGGTGCCCCCTGGATAAGGCGGGCGCGTACGGGATCCAGGGGCGCGCCGCCTACATGGTCGCGCGCATTGAAGGTTCCTATACAAACGTCGTGGGCCTTCCCCTGTGCGAGACCGTCGACACGCTGGTCCAAATGGGCGCGGTGTCGTACGCGTCCGGCCACGACGGCTGA